A stretch of Synechococcus sp. MIT S9220 DNA encodes these proteins:
- a CDS encoding HdeD family acid-resistance protein → MNSEDRSESLGTFKAFSIAEGILLIVLGVLALIFPVIASFWTTGVIAVLFLVGGVVGWISNLARSGRMGRWICFWRLVVSTLFIVAGGSMIGNFRDPGEAAEQVAAFALAIGIVFLVEGVVAFFNGLANNGQPGAGWAIANGVITFILGLLIVTLKFWGLLWVLGTLVGISFLFSGIELIAFSASIDEGQDPPAIA, encoded by the coding sequence ATGAATTCCGAGGACCGCTCTGAATCTCTGGGCACCTTCAAAGCCTTCTCAATCGCAGAGGGCATTCTGCTGATTGTCTTGGGCGTCCTGGCCCTGATTTTCCCAGTCATCGCTTCGTTCTGGACCACAGGTGTGATTGCCGTGCTGTTTCTCGTCGGCGGTGTGGTCGGCTGGATCAGCAACCTTGCTCGTTCCGGTCGGATGGGGCGTTGGATTTGCTTCTGGCGTTTGGTGGTGTCCACGTTGTTCATCGTGGCCGGCGGCTCGATGATCGGTAACTTCCGTGATCCCGGTGAAGCCGCAGAGCAAGTTGCTGCATTTGCCTTGGCCATCGGCATCGTCTTCCTTGTGGAGGGTGTCGTGGCCTTCTTCAACGGACTGGCCAACAACGGTCAGCCCGGCGCTGGATGGGCGATTGCCAACGGCGTCATCACCTTCATCCTGGGCTTGCTCATCGTCACCCTTAAGTTCTGGGGTCTGCTATGGGTGCTCGGAACGCTGGTCGGCATCAGCTTCCTGTTCAGTGGAATCGAGCTGATTGCATTCAGCGCCAGCATCGATGAAGGCCAGGATCCTCCTGCCATCGCTTGA
- a CDS encoding riboflavin synthase, with protein sequence MFTGLVQAVGQVERRGRALLVEGCSAFSPLQLGDSVAVDGVCLTVASLVGDGFLADVSEETLQRTTLGAKAAGGGSVNLEPALRLSDRLGGHLVSGHVDGIGEVVAVESLPQSWHLELRWRDADFGRYICDKASVAVNGISLTVAGCADAGARFWLAVIPHTWSVTALRDLQVGDEVNLEIDLLARYTERLISAGGPQDKTPPVSAAWLAEHGWG encoded by the coding sequence ATGTTCACGGGGTTGGTCCAGGCGGTCGGTCAGGTCGAGCGACGTGGTCGTGCTCTGCTCGTCGAGGGCTGCAGCGCGTTCTCTCCACTGCAGCTTGGTGACAGCGTCGCCGTCGACGGTGTCTGCCTCACGGTGGCTTCACTGGTGGGTGACGGCTTTCTGGCGGATGTGAGTGAGGAGACGCTGCAGCGCACCACCCTGGGTGCGAAGGCCGCCGGAGGAGGATCGGTGAATCTCGAACCTGCACTGCGTCTGTCCGACCGTTTGGGCGGACATCTTGTGAGCGGCCATGTGGATGGCATCGGTGAAGTGGTCGCCGTGGAGTCTCTGCCTCAGTCATGGCATCTGGAACTGCGCTGGCGGGATGCGGACTTCGGTCGCTACATCTGCGATAAAGCCAGTGTTGCGGTGAATGGCATCAGCCTTACGGTGGCGGGTTGTGCTGATGCAGGTGCACGGTTCTGGCTGGCCGTGATTCCCCACACGTGGTCGGTGACTGCCCTGCGTGATCTGCAGGTGGGTGATGAGGTGAATCTCGAGATCGATCTGCTGGCTCGCTACACGGAGCGGCTGATCAGTGCCGGTGGCCCCCAAGACAAAACACCCCCGGTCAGCGCTGCCTGGCTTGCAGAGCACGGCTGGGGTTGA
- a CDS encoding bifunctional nuclease family protein translates to MSVAGIALDASSRSPIVLLRDPSRSRQVPIWIDQAQAHNIMAGLNDSPQPRPLSHDLMAALLDAGGLQLERVIIHAIEDSTFRAVLRLCDSDSDTTMAETDDLDAAVDADDNLLEIDARPSDAIALAIRTGSSIWMLEEVVAEASIAVDAEADAEDRDEFRRFLDGISPAALGRHLESRQPGDPRDAQGDTPAP, encoded by the coding sequence ATGAGCGTGGCGGGAATCGCCCTGGATGCCAGCAGCCGCAGTCCGATCGTGCTGCTGCGGGACCCATCCCGAAGTCGCCAGGTGCCGATCTGGATTGATCAGGCTCAGGCGCACAACATCATGGCTGGCCTCAATGACTCGCCTCAGCCCAGACCCCTCAGCCACGACTTGATGGCTGCATTGCTCGACGCAGGGGGATTGCAGCTGGAGCGGGTGATCATTCACGCGATTGAAGACAGCACCTTCAGGGCCGTCCTACGCCTTTGCGACAGCGATAGCGACACCACGATGGCCGAAACAGATGACCTTGATGCTGCTGTGGACGCGGATGACAACCTCCTTGAGATCGATGCACGCCCTAGTGATGCGATCGCACTGGCCATCCGCACCGGCAGCAGCATCTGGATGCTTGAGGAGGTCGTTGCGGAAGCCTCGATTGCCGTGGATGCCGAAGCGGATGCAGAGGATCGCGATGAATTCCGTCGCTTCCTCGACGGGATCAGTCCCGCAGCCCTGGGACGACACCTGGAATCACGCCAGCCGGGGGACCCCAGAGACGCCCAGGGCGACACCCCGGCCCCTTGA
- a CDS encoding aldo/keto reductase, translated as MRALQSPEQMLQVLRATIAAGINHLETAPAYGPAEAFLGKALAQLNKEGSAPADGGWVITSKLLPGQSFQAGRKALEASLGRLGIDTLDNLAIHGLNLDSHLDWVLSGEGARLIDWALTSGKVRQVGFSSHGSNALIERAIASDRFRFCCLHLHLLDPTRMPLAQRALEQSMGVLAISPADKGGRLQAPSDLLKADCSPFQPLQLAYRFLLAAGISTLTVGAQSAADLKLARSLASSDGPLDLEEQRALAQLEQLRESRLGHELCGQCRACLPCPNDVPIPELLRLRNLAHGHDLMEFAGERYNLIGRAGHWWETVDASQCDRCGDCLPRCPHQLPIPELLAETHRLLAAAPRRRLWG; from the coding sequence ATGCGCGCCCTCCAGTCTCCGGAGCAGATGCTGCAGGTGTTACGCGCAACTATTGCGGCTGGCATCAACCATCTCGAGACAGCACCTGCCTATGGGCCCGCTGAAGCTTTTCTGGGCAAGGCCCTGGCACAACTCAACAAGGAAGGCTCAGCACCTGCCGACGGTGGCTGGGTGATCACCAGCAAGCTGCTTCCCGGACAGAGTTTTCAGGCTGGGCGCAAGGCTCTCGAGGCCAGCCTCGGCAGGCTCGGGATCGACACCCTGGACAATCTGGCCATTCATGGCCTGAACCTGGACAGCCATCTCGACTGGGTGCTCTCCGGCGAGGGAGCCCGGCTGATCGACTGGGCCCTCACAAGTGGCAAGGTCCGCCAGGTGGGCTTCAGCAGCCACGGGTCCAATGCTCTGATCGAGCGTGCAATCGCCAGTGACCGCTTTCGGTTCTGTTGCCTGCATCTGCATCTACTAGACCCAACGCGCATGCCTCTGGCACAGCGAGCTCTGGAGCAGTCAATGGGCGTACTTGCGATTTCACCAGCAGACAAGGGTGGTCGCCTGCAGGCACCGAGTGATCTTCTCAAAGCTGACTGCAGTCCCTTCCAGCCCCTGCAGCTGGCTTATCGCTTTCTGCTCGCAGCTGGCATCAGCACACTCACCGTGGGAGCCCAGAGCGCCGCAGACCTCAAACTGGCTCGATCACTCGCATCCAGCGACGGTCCATTGGATCTCGAGGAGCAAAGGGCGCTCGCACAGCTTGAGCAGCTGCGGGAGAGTCGTCTGGGGCATGAGCTCTGCGGCCAGTGCCGTGCCTGCCTGCCATGCCCCAATGACGTTCCAATCCCAGAGCTACTGAGGTTGCGCAATCTTGCCCATGGCCATGACCTGATGGAATTCGCCGGGGAGCGCTACAACCTGATCGGCCGGGCCGGGCACTGGTGGGAAACGGTGGATGCGAGCCAATGCGACCGCTGCGGTGACTGCCTACCGCGCTGCCCGCACCAGCTGCCAATCCCCGAGCTGCTGGCGGAGACCCATCGACTGCTGGCAGCCGCGCCGCGACGGCGGCTATGGGGCTGA
- a CDS encoding twin-arginine translocation signal domain-containing protein: protein MKPVVVPAPLLNRRRFLQFAAVTAAAGLSGCSRGGSVPTLRASPETLPSIWRRDLPGPWHFHALSGATALESPWPSPTDLLALNDGWLSVISPERLQAIAAEALQSRIGPLGQRFLNEAPLAWKNLLLPVAFSPWVMVIRRDGKTSPALEAGWDALLDPELKGKLLLPSSPRLLISLAERMGDGHALRRLRASALSFDDRFGMNWLLQGDARVAVLPLQRCMATLQRDPRLTAVLPEQGAPLHWTLLVRPSQTAEPIPQEWVLKVWKQPLLSRLLAQGWIPPLPRGELVGAQARIPLRLRPLVLPQQSVWEQSWMLLPPDAAEQQRLQQLWEASAP, encoded by the coding sequence ATGAAGCCTGTTGTCGTCCCGGCGCCATTGTTGAACCGTCGTCGGTTTCTCCAGTTCGCTGCTGTGACAGCTGCTGCCGGGCTCAGCGGCTGCAGCCGGGGAGGATCGGTTCCCACGCTGCGAGCATCACCAGAAACTCTGCCGTCCATTTGGCGTCGTGATCTGCCGGGCCCCTGGCATTTCCATGCGCTTTCAGGGGCGACTGCTTTAGAGAGTCCGTGGCCGTCGCCAACGGACCTGTTGGCTTTGAACGACGGCTGGTTGTCGGTGATCAGCCCTGAGCGTTTGCAGGCGATCGCTGCTGAGGCTCTTCAGTCGAGGATCGGCCCCCTTGGCCAACGCTTCCTCAACGAGGCTCCTCTGGCTTGGAAGAACCTGCTGTTGCCGGTGGCCTTCAGCCCGTGGGTCATGGTGATTCGGCGTGATGGCAAGACATCTCCAGCGCTGGAGGCTGGTTGGGACGCTTTGCTCGACCCAGAGCTCAAGGGCAAGCTGCTGCTGCCTTCCAGCCCGAGATTGCTGATCTCTCTCGCCGAGAGAATGGGAGATGGCCATGCCTTGCGTCGCCTGCGTGCGTCGGCTCTCAGTTTTGATGACCGTTTCGGCATGAACTGGCTGCTGCAGGGCGATGCCAGGGTTGCCGTGCTGCCTCTGCAGCGCTGCATGGCGACCCTCCAGCGTGATCCCAGGCTCACGGCTGTGCTGCCAGAGCAAGGCGCACCACTGCATTGGACGCTGCTGGTTCGGCCTTCCCAGACCGCTGAACCCATTCCCCAGGAATGGGTGCTGAAGGTCTGGAAGCAACCGTTGCTGTCTCGTTTGTTGGCACAGGGCTGGATTCCGCCACTGCCCAGGGGGGAGCTTGTTGGAGCGCAAGCTCGGATTCCGCTGCGACTGCGCCCTCTCGTGCTTCCGCAGCAATCGGTCTGGGAACAAAGCTGGATGCTGTTGCCACCCGATGCTGCCGAGCAGCAACGTTTGCAGCAGCTCTGGGAGGCGTCAGCCCCATAG
- a CDS encoding nicotinate-nucleotide--dimethylbenzimidazole phosphoribosyltransferase: MRRLTGSPATVQATRFASLWSDPAQPLPDLLLVLASTRTAEQPGISAAGCTPAARRTTALADAELLLRGPSVPPLWCLPLLPAGVSPALISWVVCQQLGLDPQIAALGLPMPPQFPHLRFEDPASGLAGCVSSGRAMQPKRVQQLLDRGRRLGERLRRPLLLAECVPGGTTTALAVLTGLGLPVQALVSGSALHPPMALKQQLVSEGLSRLPGPPSIDAQALLAAVGDPFQALATGLLIGMLDADQPVLLAGGSQMAAVLALALHAVPVERRQQLCDRVLIGTTAWLAAERLQAGTSDSSLITLLSNVEQHYSVSLQAYAAGLRFSASRHARLRDFEQGHVKEGVGAGGLALLAQWRGVSVDTLVQSCDRAVDQLLAAGHAGTVAP, encoded by the coding sequence GTGCGTCGTCTGACCGGCTCGCCCGCCACGGTTCAAGCAACTCGCTTTGCAAGCCTCTGGTCTGACCCTGCGCAACCGCTGCCGGATCTATTGTTGGTGCTCGCGTCCACAAGGACCGCCGAACAACCGGGAATCTCCGCGGCGGGCTGCACTCCAGCAGCACGCCGTACAACGGCACTGGCCGATGCGGAACTGCTGCTGAGGGGACCATCCGTGCCTCCGCTCTGGTGCCTGCCACTTCTCCCAGCGGGGGTGTCACCAGCCTTGATCAGCTGGGTGGTCTGCCAGCAGCTCGGTCTCGATCCGCAGATTGCAGCTCTCGGATTGCCGATGCCACCGCAGTTTCCCCATCTCCGCTTTGAAGATCCAGCTTCCGGTCTGGCTGGGTGCGTCTCCAGCGGCCGTGCGATGCAGCCCAAACGGGTGCAGCAGCTGTTGGATCGTGGTCGGCGCCTTGGGGAACGACTGCGTCGTCCACTGCTGCTGGCGGAATGTGTTCCTGGCGGCACCACCACAGCCCTGGCCGTGTTGACGGGGCTGGGGTTGCCTGTTCAGGCACTCGTCAGTGGCAGTGCTTTGCATCCCCCCATGGCGCTCAAGCAGCAGCTGGTGAGCGAGGGTCTGTCTCGCCTGCCTGGCCCCCCAAGCATCGATGCACAGGCCTTGCTCGCGGCCGTGGGTGATCCTTTTCAGGCCCTTGCCACAGGGCTGTTAATCGGGATGCTCGATGCGGATCAGCCCGTTCTGCTTGCCGGTGGCAGTCAGATGGCTGCGGTGCTTGCGCTGGCGCTTCATGCGGTTCCCGTTGAGCGTCGTCAGCAGCTCTGCGATCGGGTTCTGATCGGAACGACTGCATGGCTTGCCGCGGAGCGTCTGCAGGCTGGAACATCTGACTCTTCCTTGATCACGCTGCTCAGCAATGTGGAGCAGCACTACTCCGTTTCACTGCAGGCTTATGCCGCTGGCCTGCGATTCTCTGCGAGCCGCCACGCGCGCCTGCGCGACTTCGAGCAGGGCCACGTGAAGGAAGGAGTTGGTGCCGGTGGCCTGGCTCTCCTGGCTCAATGGAGAGGGGTTTCCGTTGACACTCTCGTGCAGTCCTGTGATCGGGCCGTCGATCAGTTGCTCGCGGCTGGTCATGCAGGCACTGTCGCCCCGTAG
- a CDS encoding DUF2232 domain-containing protein, giving the protein MRPALSHRQALRMMESSYLAAAAALIWLALYYLPVGGALFRLALPLPLALLAVRRGARAGVEGLAVAILLLIALMGPVRGPLMLFPYGLLSIWLGWCWLHRCSWWLSWGIGLLIGAAGFLVRVVALSLLVGENLWVIITRAGAGLLDRLLELLQLPLAPDLLLVQLMALALVLIQQLVYVLALHALAYWIFPRLQAPVPDPPPLLHGLVALDPL; this is encoded by the coding sequence ATGCGACCAGCCCTCAGCCATCGCCAGGCCCTGCGGATGATGGAATCCTCCTATCTGGCGGCCGCGGCTGCTTTGATCTGGCTGGCGCTCTATTACCTCCCGGTTGGTGGAGCTCTGTTCCGCCTTGCCTTGCCTCTGCCACTCGCCCTGCTGGCGGTCCGTCGAGGTGCCCGTGCCGGGGTCGAGGGCCTAGCCGTGGCGATTCTTTTGCTGATCGCGTTGATGGGGCCGGTGCGTGGACCCTTGATGCTTTTTCCCTATGGCCTCCTGTCCATTTGGCTCGGCTGGTGCTGGCTGCATCGCTGCAGCTGGTGGCTGAGCTGGGGTATCGGCCTGCTGATCGGTGCTGCCGGATTCCTTGTAAGGGTTGTTGCGCTTTCTCTGTTGGTGGGTGAAAACCTTTGGGTGATCATCACCCGAGCTGGTGCAGGGCTGCTGGACAGGCTGCTGGAATTGCTGCAGTTACCGCTTGCACCTGATCTGTTGCTGGTTCAACTGATGGCGCTCGCTCTTGTGCTCATTCAGCAACTGGTGTACGTCCTCGCTCTCCACGCACTGGCCTACTGGATTTTCCCCCGGTTGCAGGCCCCCGTCCCTGACCCTCCACCGCTGCTTCATGGACTGGTCGCCCTCGACCCCCTCTGA
- the topA gene encoding type I DNA topoisomerase: MAHTLVIVESPTKARTIRGFLPKDFRVEASMGHVRDLPNNASEIPAAQKGQKWANLGVNTESDFEPLYVVPKDKKKTVKELKDALKGADQLLLATDEDREGESISWHLLQLLAPKVPVKRMVFHEITKEAIGRALDQTRELDMELVHAQETRRILDRLVGYTLSPLLWKKVAWGLSAGRVQSVAVRLLVQRERARRAFRSGSYWDLKAGLEQAGSRFDAKLTHLEGQRIATGNDFDENTGELKAGSKVRLLSESDALTLSETVQSVAWSVTSVEEKPTVRRPVPPFTTSTLQQESNRKLRLSARETMRCAQGLYERGFITYMRTDSVHLSDQAISAARSCVESRYGKDYLSKGARQFSTKARNAQEAHEAIRPAGESFRAPQETGLDGRDLALYELIWKRTVASQMAEARLTMLSVDLSAADAVFRANGKRIDFPGFFRAYVEGSDDPDAALEGQEVLLPALKQGDSPKLKDVEALGHQTQPPARFSEASLVKMLEKEGIGRPSTYASIIGTIVDRGYAALQNNSLTPSFTAFAVTALLEEHFPDLVDTSFTARMENTLDEISHGKVQWLPYLESFYKGNEGLESQVHLREGDIDPGASRTIDLEGLPCVVRIGRFGAYLEAKRVGDDGEEELIKATLPREITPADLDHDQAELILKQKADGPEALGEDPETGDLVYLLFGQYGPYVQRGQVSDENPKPKRASLPKGVKPEDLSLDDALGLLRLPRLLGEHPDGGRVQAGLGRFGPYVVWDKGKSEKDYRSLKGDDDVLAVGLTRALELLAMPKRGRGGRTALKDLGKPEGSDESVQVYDGPYGLYVKQGKVNASLPEGKGADDITLEQAVELLEAKAASKKGGRKASTTKKPAAKKPAAKKPAAKKPAAKKPAAKRPPATTKSGRLRASAVRVIRPADS; encoded by the coding sequence GACCAGCTTTTGTTGGCGACTGATGAAGACCGAGAGGGTGAAAGCATCAGCTGGCATCTGTTGCAGCTGCTTGCACCGAAGGTTCCGGTGAAACGCATGGTGTTTCACGAGATCACCAAGGAGGCGATTGGCCGGGCTCTTGACCAGACCCGTGAGCTGGATATGGAACTCGTGCATGCCCAGGAGACGCGACGCATCCTGGACCGTCTGGTGGGATACACCCTGTCGCCTCTGTTGTGGAAGAAGGTGGCCTGGGGCCTGTCCGCGGGACGTGTGCAGTCCGTGGCTGTGCGTCTGCTGGTGCAACGGGAACGTGCACGTCGGGCATTCCGCAGCGGCAGTTACTGGGACCTCAAGGCTGGTCTCGAGCAGGCCGGCAGTCGTTTTGACGCCAAGCTCACCCACCTGGAGGGGCAGCGCATTGCCACCGGCAATGATTTTGATGAAAACACCGGCGAGCTCAAGGCCGGGAGCAAGGTCCGCCTTCTGAGTGAAAGCGATGCCCTGACGCTCTCCGAAACCGTTCAGTCGGTGGCATGGAGCGTCACGTCTGTGGAGGAAAAACCCACGGTGCGACGGCCCGTTCCGCCGTTCACAACCAGCACCCTGCAGCAAGAGTCAAACCGCAAGCTTCGGCTTTCTGCCAGGGAAACCATGCGATGTGCGCAGGGTCTGTATGAGCGTGGTTTCATCACCTACATGCGCACCGATTCGGTGCATCTCTCTGATCAGGCGATCAGCGCTGCCCGCAGCTGCGTGGAATCGCGTTACGGCAAGGATTATCTGAGCAAGGGGGCCAGGCAGTTCAGCACCAAGGCCCGCAATGCACAGGAGGCGCATGAAGCGATTCGTCCTGCCGGTGAGAGTTTTCGTGCTCCACAGGAGACAGGTCTCGATGGCAGGGATCTCGCTCTCTACGAGCTGATCTGGAAGCGCACCGTCGCCAGCCAGATGGCTGAGGCCCGCCTCACCATGCTGTCGGTTGATCTGAGTGCTGCTGATGCGGTGTTCCGTGCCAATGGAAAGCGCATCGATTTTCCTGGTTTCTTCCGTGCCTACGTGGAGGGCAGTGATGATCCCGATGCGGCCCTGGAAGGCCAGGAAGTGTTGTTGCCAGCGCTCAAGCAGGGGGATTCTCCCAAGCTCAAAGACGTTGAGGCGCTCGGCCACCAGACCCAGCCTCCGGCACGGTTCTCAGAAGCGTCCCTGGTCAAGATGCTCGAGAAGGAGGGGATCGGTAGGCCCTCCACCTACGCCTCGATCATTGGCACGATCGTGGATCGCGGCTATGCCGCGCTCCAGAACAATTCACTCACGCCGAGCTTCACCGCTTTTGCGGTAACGGCTCTGCTCGAGGAGCACTTCCCCGATCTGGTTGACACCTCCTTCACCGCCAGGATGGAGAACACCCTTGATGAGATCTCTCACGGAAAGGTGCAGTGGCTGCCTTATCTAGAGAGCTTCTACAAGGGCAACGAGGGGTTGGAATCCCAGGTGCACCTGCGGGAGGGCGATATCGACCCTGGTGCCTCACGCACGATCGACCTCGAGGGCCTTCCCTGTGTGGTCAGAATCGGCCGCTTTGGTGCTTATCTCGAAGCCAAACGTGTTGGAGACGACGGTGAGGAGGAGCTGATCAAGGCCACCCTTCCGCGTGAGATCACCCCCGCCGATCTCGATCACGATCAGGCCGAGCTCATCCTCAAGCAGAAGGCTGATGGGCCTGAGGCCTTAGGTGAAGATCCGGAAACCGGAGATCTTGTTTATCTGCTGTTTGGTCAATACGGTCCCTATGTGCAGCGCGGGCAGGTGAGTGATGAGAACCCCAAGCCCAAGCGTGCATCGCTGCCCAAGGGAGTGAAGCCAGAGGATCTCAGCCTCGATGATGCTCTGGGGCTGCTGCGGCTGCCCAGGCTGCTGGGAGAGCACCCTGACGGTGGCAGGGTTCAGGCTGGACTGGGTCGTTTCGGCCCCTACGTGGTTTGGGACAAGGGCAAGAGTGAGAAGGACTACCGCTCGCTGAAGGGCGATGACGATGTCCTCGCAGTGGGATTGACCCGTGCTCTTGAGTTGCTGGCCATGCCCAAGCGTGGTCGAGGAGGTCGGACTGCGCTTAAGGATCTCGGTAAGCCTGAGGGCAGTGATGAATCGGTTCAGGTCTATGACGGCCCCTACGGTCTCTATGTGAAGCAGGGCAAGGTCAATGCCTCACTTCCTGAAGGCAAGGGTGCTGACGACATCACCCTCGAGCAGGCGGTGGAGCTGCTGGAGGCCAAGGCCGCCAGCAAGAAGGGTGGCCGTAAGGCTTCCACTACCAAGAAACCTGCCGCCAAAAAGCCCGCAGCCAAAAAGCCCGCAGCCAAAAAGCCCGCAGCCAAGAAGCCTGCGGCCAAGAGGCCTCCCGCCACAACGAAGTCAGGTCGGTTGCGTGCCAGTGCCGTGCGCGTGATTCGCCCTGCCGATTCCTGA